In a genomic window of Chaetodon auriga isolate fChaAug3 chromosome 1, fChaAug3.hap1, whole genome shotgun sequence:
- the LOC143331672 gene encoding retrovirus-related Pol polyprotein from transposon 297, with protein MGMKVGTLFTDIEVDGVGECSGEEGNMLQPWMAERLMSQFGVESKGLSAEQIEAAKRLLYRNLPVFSRGETDLGRTHLTMHEIDTGDARPIKLPPQRVPLHLQQEVADNLKQMLNSGIIRASCSPSAAPVVLVRKKGGGLRFCVDYRKLNDVTCKDAYPFPRIDDALDSLSHACWFSTLDLASGYWQVEVDPKDRHKTAFITRQGLFEFNVLSFGLCNEPSTFQRLMDLILADLQWTTCLVYLDDIIVFGHMFQEHLARLDEVLAKLQQANLKVKPSKCNLFSTQVHYLGHVISAEGVMADPAKVAAVREWPVPRNQTEVQSFIGLASYYRRFVKGFADIARPLHQLVEKGKRFQWTEGCQQAFEHLKASLITAPVLAYPDPSKTFILDTDASDVGIGAVLSQEDEGHERVVAYASRALTKQERKYATTKKELLSMVAFTKHFKHYLLGKEFVLRTDHNSLRWLHNFQGLEGQLARWVEQLASFQYTIVHRPGKLHKNADALSRLPALSDGEGLGQEIPDSKVLKGVSRVCAVQETSHVLPSEGRDMDELAQAQMDDSVL; from the coding sequence ATGGGCATGAAGGTGGGTACACTCTTTACTGACATAGAGGTAGATGGTGTCGGGGAGTGTAGCGGGGAGGAGGGAAACATGTTGCAGCCCTGGATGGCGGAAAGGCTCATGAGCCAGTTTGGGGTGGAAAGTAAGGGTTTATCTGCCGAACAAATTGAGGCAGCAAAAAGATTACTGTACAGGAATCTTCCTGTCTTTAGCCGAGGTGAGACCGACTTGGGTAGGACTCATTTGACGATGCATGAGATCGATACAGGTGATGCTAGGCCTATTAAACTACCTCCACAAAGAGTCCCTCTTCACTTGCAACAGGAGGTAGCCGATAACCTGAAACAAATGCTCAACAGTGGCATCATTAGGGCCTCGTGCAGCCCTTCGGCAGCACCTGTAGTCTTGGTGCGAAAGAAAGGGGGTGGGCTCCGATTTTGTGTCGACTACAGGAAACTTAATGATGTCACTTGTAAAGATGCATATCCCTTCCCAAGGATAGATGATGCTCTAGACAGCCTAAGTCATGCCTGCTGGTTTTCCACTCTCGATTTGGCCAGTGGATACTGGCAGGTAGAGGTGGATCCCAAGGATCGCCATAAAACCGCCTTCATAACCCGACAGGGGTTGTTTGAGTTTAACGTTTTGAGTTTCGGCCTCTGCAATGAACCTAGTACGTTCCAAAGACTCATGGATTTAATTCTAGCAGACTTACAGTGGACGACCTGTCTGGTGTATCTCGATGACATTATTGTATTTGGGCATATGTTTCAAGAGCATTTGGCTCGTCTTGATGAGGTGCTTGCAAAACTTCAGCAGGCCAATTTGAAGGTTAAACCCTCTAAGTGTAATCTGTTCTCTACTCAGGTTCACTACTTGGGGCACGTCATTTCTGCTGAGGGAGTGATGGCAGACCCCGCTAAGGTGGCTGCAGTAAGGGAGTGGCCTGTCCCAAGGAACCAGACGGAGGTCCAGAGCTTTATAGGTTTAGCCTCCTATTACAGGCGTTTTGTGAAGGGCTTTGCAGATATTGCTCGCCCATTGCACCAGCTTGTGGAAAAAGGGAAGCGTTTCCAGTGGACTGAAGGTTGTCAGCAGGCATTTGAACATCTTAAAGCCAGTCTTATTACCGCCCCTGTGTTGGCATATCCAGACCCCAGTAAAACATTCATCCTAGATACTGATGCCAGTGATGTGGGGATTGGGGCGGTCCTGTCACAGGAAGATGAGGGTCACGAACGAGTTGTTGCATATGCCAGCAGGGCGCTTACCAAGCAAGAACGTAAATATGCTACCACCAAGAAGGAGCTTTTGAGCATGGTCGCCTTTAcgaaacattttaaacattacCTGTTAGGTAAGGAGTTTGTTCTGCGTACTGATCACAACTCCTTACGATGGTTGCACAATTTTCAGGGGCTGGAAGGGCAGTTAGCCCGCTGGGTCGAACAGCTTGCTAGTTTCCAATACACGATTGTACATCGGCCAGGCAAGCTTCATAAAAATGCTGATGCTCTCTCAAGGTTGCCTGCCTTGAGTGATGGGGAGGGACTGGGTCAGGAGATTCCAGACAGCAAAGTATTAAAAGGTGTTTCAagagtgtgtgctgtgcaggAAACTTCCCATGTTCTCCCTAGTGAAGGCAGAGATATGGATGAGCTTGCTCAAGCCCAAATGGATGACAGTGTGCTGTGA